A window of Mercenaria mercenaria strain notata chromosome 16, MADL_Memer_1, whole genome shotgun sequence contains these coding sequences:
- the LOC128549699 gene encoding perlucin-like isoform X1 codes for MNFILSFLMLLCLSFKAVHGVVINIEEKSKSTDSNSDEITEDDDKVVLKKLTVMDKKISRILATINGDGDTIIYQGCPNGWVSFNASCYLFGSDKLNFVAAQEYCQLRRSHLVSVETTDETAFLKIFMKSIEGEQKGASYWLGLTENATNNSWVWQEGDTKATFFDWASGEPDKGRTEGCVWFEQIKSYQWSDVSCSRTTRPVCEKTKNIVDWE; via the exons atgaatttcattttatcgTTCTTAATGCTTTTGTGTCTGTCTTTTAAGGCAGTACATGGTGTGGTTATAAATATCGAAGAGAAGTCAAAGAGTACTGATTCCAATAGTGATGAGATTACTGAAGATGATGACAAAGTTGTTCTGAAAAAACTAACGGTTATGGATAAAAAGATAAGTAGAATCTTGGCAACGATTAACGGCGACGGCGACACCATAATTTATCAAG GGTGTCCAAATGGTTGGGTGTCCTTCAATGCTTCATGTTACCTCTTTGGCTCTGACAAGCTTAACTTCGTTGCAGCGCAG GAGTATTGTCAGCTACGTCGATCTCATCTGGTTAGCGTAGAAACTACAGACGAAACTGCATTCTTGAAAATATTCATGAAGTCTATCGAAGGAGAACAAAAAG GTGCGTCCTACTGGCTGGGACTGACGGAAAACGCGACCAACAACAGTTGGGTTTGGCAAGAAGGCGATACAAAAGCTACTTTCTTCGATTGGGCCTCCGGGGAACCTGATAAAGGAAGAACTGAGGGTTGTGTCTGGTTTGAACAAATAAAAAGTTATCAGTGGTCAGACGTTAGTTGCAGTCGAACAACGAGGCCAGTGTGTGAGAAAAC GAAGAACATCGTGGATTGGGAATAG
- the LOC128549699 gene encoding perlucin-like isoform X2, whose product MNFILSFLMLLCLSFKAVHGVVINIEEKSKSTDSNSDEITEDDDKVVLKKLTVMDKKISRILATINGDGDTIIYQGCPNGWVSFNASCYLFGSDKLNFVAAQEYCQLRRSHLVSVETTDETAFLKIFMKSIEGEQKGASYWLGLTENATNNSWVWQEGDTKATFFDWASGEPDKGRTEGCVWFEQIKSYQWSDVSCSRTTRPVCEKT is encoded by the exons atgaatttcattttatcgTTCTTAATGCTTTTGTGTCTGTCTTTTAAGGCAGTACATGGTGTGGTTATAAATATCGAAGAGAAGTCAAAGAGTACTGATTCCAATAGTGATGAGATTACTGAAGATGATGACAAAGTTGTTCTGAAAAAACTAACGGTTATGGATAAAAAGATAAGTAGAATCTTGGCAACGATTAACGGCGACGGCGACACCATAATTTATCAAG GGTGTCCAAATGGTTGGGTGTCCTTCAATGCTTCATGTTACCTCTTTGGCTCTGACAAGCTTAACTTCGTTGCAGCGCAG GAGTATTGTCAGCTACGTCGATCTCATCTGGTTAGCGTAGAAACTACAGACGAAACTGCATTCTTGAAAATATTCATGAAGTCTATCGAAGGAGAACAAAAAG GTGCGTCCTACTGGCTGGGACTGACGGAAAACGCGACCAACAACAGTTGGGTTTGGCAAGAAGGCGATACAAAAGCTACTTTCTTCGATTGGGCCTCCGGGGAACCTGATAAAGGAAGAACTGAGGGTTGTGTCTGGTTTGAACAAATAAAAAGTTATCAGTGGTCAGACGTTAGTTGCAGTCGAACAACGAGGCCAGTGTGTGAGAAAACGTAA